The DNA sequence TATACTGCCTTAGGTTTATCGACATTAACTGTGAGCGCATTTTCATGCGACCACACTTCTAGTTGTCCCAGCAAAAGGACAACTACAGGTTGCAAAAGGACATTAAATTGACAGCTGCGCCTGAAGGCGAAGCGTCAAAACGACAGCAATGTTTAAGCTTCGCGCCGAAGGGATCCCACAACACGGGCGTGATCATAATCGTGCCAGCGGGGCTGCAAGCGTCGCACTTCCGTGGCGCGCGAGACCATGACGAAACCAAAGGAAAATCTCCAGCGTTGGTCAGCGTCCAAAGAAAGCATTACAAAATTTAGCCTGACGTTCATCACGGAGTGGTATGCGCGCAGCTCCTACGCAGGAACCCCGATGTCAGCAGTGGAAGCCAAAACGCTGCCCCGACTACGTGAATGTGCGTCCACGTGGCTTCGCcgagctttcttctttcttttttttagagccAAACGTACCTAATCCTCCACGTGCGCGCCGCACATGTGCGGTTGATAGCCGAATAGTACGACGTCAACAATCCCAATGGCGTAAATGCGCCTCGGGCGTCCATATACTTGTACACGAAAAAAaacgcccccgcccccccccccccccccccagatgtCTAGGCCATTTTCTACTTCATGACTGGTGTTCTCAGTTCTCACCGACCTTATATATTATGCCTTCACTGCGTAGCATGTTATGATGCAACGAAGACGCAGTAGAACAATTTTAGGGAAATTCAGCAATCACTCGTCATGGTTTTCAGCAAAGCGGCACAGTACAAATGCTGCTAgctaagaaacaaacaaacggTTACTTTTAACCCATTTTGTAGCTTCTACGTTAGCAGTAGTACGCAGATAACATAGCGCTGCCAAAGATTaattgcatatttttaaaaaGGGCCTCAATAATTGCTTTGTGTAAATAGGCTTTACTTACTCACTGATTGATCGTTCAGCCGTACGAATGCAATGTCAGACTATGAGGACCTTGTGAGACTCTGCAGTGCATTGACAGATTTTCCCGACCACCAAGCGTTTTCAGGCGGTCCCGTTTTATGCCACTGTCGATGTCAGAACGCGGCCACAGCAACCTGGCTCATCACAACGTGCGCAGCAGAGGAAAGTCACAATTACTGAGCCAAAGCAGGTGCGCTAGAAAAGTGGGCTGCCAAGTCAGTACCCAAACTTTGCTACATATTCATTTTTATTCGTCCAGTGTGACAAAAGAACCCAAGAACGCCAGCACCCTTCCGGCGTGGCGGCAACAACGTACGTACATTAACTTAATGCCGGTGCATGTTATCAGAAGTACTACAGTGATCCGGCAGTGTCGCCTATCTGGCAAGCTCTTCGACTCCCTCCACGCAATCTATATTCTCTACTCGAATGGATTTATGACCATGACACACGCCTGTCAAGCCCCATTCAGCCGCTTGCTCCACCGTTACTGCCATCGTCCTTAATTTTCACTACAACTTCAACCTGCTGGGCATCTGTGGTACCGCTTCCATCGCTGCCCACTCCTATTCCGGGTCCCGAAGTAATTCCAACACCTGGACCACCTCCGAGTGCTCCGCCACCTGTCAGGCCACCGGCCAGACTTCCGAGGCCGCCAGAGCCAACCCCCGTTTGTGTCGCTCCTGGAACTATTCCTGCATTTCCACTTCCGGTGCCCGAGGACATCCCCGAAGCAGCAGTGCCTGCGCCTGGGATGCTTCCGATGCTTCCCACTCCCGGCACGCTTCCAGCGCCACCGGAAGGAATTCCTTGTAGCCCTCCCGTTGCGCTGCCTCCATTTCCTGGGAGACTTCCTGCTGCACCAGTTCCGATACTTCCGAGTCCTGGTACACTGCCTCCATTTCCTGGGACACTTCCTGCTGCACCAGTCCCGATACTTCCGAGTCCTGGTACACTGCCTCCATTTCCTGGGACACTTCCTGCTGCACCAGTCCCGATACTTCCGAGTCCTGGTACACTGCCTCCACTTCCTGGGACACTTCCTGCTGCACCAGTTCCGATACTTCCGAGTCCTGGTACACTGCCTCCACTTCCTGGGACACTTCCTGCTGCACCAGTTCCGATACTTCCGAGTCCTGGTACACTGCCTCCACTGCCGGGGATGCTTGCGACCCCTCCGATGCCGGGAATTTCGCCTGCACCAAGTGTGACCTCTACAGATATTTCGCTGATGTTGGTGCTGGCAGTACCATTTGCACTGCTACCCGGCGAATTTCCACTTCCGGATCCGTTAGTGGAGCCACCACTGCCTGTAGTAGAGTAAGGCGAGGCAAAATTACACAGAAATTTTCAAATTGATGCAGATTCTTTGTTTATAGCTATAAATCCAAAAAGAATGTAGTCACATTCTGAATATGGTCAGGAAAAATTAGGGTGCTGCAATTAGCATAAGTAtttaaaaaatattgttttcaaAAGTGAAATGTTACTCATTCTGCCCCGGGGACGGTCGAAATAAGACAGGTAGGGCAGGAAAAATGAGACAACCCCCTCACCACCCAAAAAAAAAGCATACATTCAGATGAAAAATTGACATAATTCATTGCTTATAAATTAGGTGCTTGCAGTAGTAAATGTGGGCCCTTATGCACGCTTCGTGAGCACGCTCGCTGTAGCTTGTGCACTAAATTCATACAGAGGCTCCACAACTTGCATACCACACATTGCCAGTGCCCTTTGATGCGAGTCGTGTGGATCGCAGAACAATTCGCTTTTTTTTCACACGCTTTTGCACTGAATGGTTGATTTtacattcccttttttttttagttgtcttCGATTTCTACTTTTCCGTGTGAGCTAAACTCCAGGCCTTCTGGCAGAATTTTCGACAAAGTGGCCTTGTGAATGGACGTGGTGGGAATTATGCTCAGCTCTGCATTCATTGCTTTACCTTTTAATATTCTTTGCACTAATAATTTGTGGGCCTGCAGTATTCATATGGGaacggattaccagcgaagctcttTAGCCTGCATGCATGGGCTGCTGACATTATGAAAccatcgatttttttttcatatggcaccacactacgccgacacattcgccgccgcggtcaccgcaaccgctgctgcagccgcgccgaCACCTCCTACGCGCGTGACACAAGCGCAGGTCACGTACACAGTCGCCGTCGTCACACTCTTTCCCCTCTCTCACCCTGCCCTTGTCCATTGCTGCAGCGCTGTCGCCAGCATAGAGTTTCATCAATAATTTCTAGGCGGAACTCTGGCGCTAAAGTCCATGGGAGCTGCAACGGGGGTGAtccagccagcatgggaattacggaaagtacatggatttacATAAACATactccttttggcttcaaacggcttcatGACTTTGttaactcgtcattttcaacaaagtaatgTGTAATAATAATTAAAGAAACACTATGAAAATTGCACAGTCTCTAGCACATAAACACGAtactgaaaccattaagccatggACGCATGCACTGATGAGCGAcatagaacgcccttatgaatcTATCCCGGACAAGTCAGTggcttgagacgcttggtgcgtttcgattttgtcacctcgacaagctcaaccGTTGCAATTAggagcgattgtgcgtgttcgcaacgTCTTCTACAATTCTAATAgcatagattgctctgaaatttacgacaaggcatacaaagcgtaataaacaaagccactaGAACGTTTCaatccacaagcatgaagatcagacgaatccatgtgcttcccatcattcccatggtggctgaacgattgcagcgccagcgttccctctagtaattattgttgTATACTCTATGgtcgccacactctttcccaTCTCCCTTATCCGTCTACATTGCTGCAGCGCTGTCGCCACAATCTTTCCCTCCCTCCCCTACCCTTCTGCATTCCAGCAGCGCCGGCACCTCCAATGCGCGTGACATTATAACCACAGAAGCccaggccacgtgcacaggcgccaTCGCCAcactctttttctctctccctaaATGAATAGCTGCGCGCATTGCTGTCCACGATACGCACGCAAGCCGCTCAGGGCAGCCATTCTTGAACGTATGCGGAGGTTCTATATGGGGGCTAGAGGTAAACACCTTCGGTGTAAAAAATTTCATGGACGATTTTATCCTTTTCAGTAGACTCAACGGGTTTTTCCAAACGCCATATGCGTCGTTCAAAAAACTGTTGTCGCAGTTGGAATAAAGCGGGTCTGCTCATGGACGGCTTCATGTGCGCGTTGCCTGCCATTGTCGGCGAAAGCAGCACTGGATGTCTACCCCTTGTGCACTTGGGCAAGAAGGCGCAAATGGTATGGGGCAGCCACATGCAATGAGCTACATAAAAATAAGGCTTACGAAGGCCTTTTTGCGTGAGTGCCTTATAGAGTTACTAATACAATTTTATTATAGTGAATATTAGGGCACACTGACCAACAATTGAAGCTGTAGCTAGGGAGttaagaataaaaacaaaacaatccTTTGATTTGGAACAGCACTAGGACTGCGGTGTactttctaaaaaaataaagggaaCTGAAttctgacctttttttttttgagcgaccTTCAATTCAGATGCACTCAGTCCGCGTTTTTACCCTGAAACGCATTTCGTTTTCATCTGCAAAGGAAGGGGAGTCGCTGGCTAAAACTTCATGCAGCGTTACATGTATGCAACTAAAGGTAACGAAAACAATTGTAATAAATCTTACGTCTTTGCAATGGTACTAGCCACACGCCTGACTTTGGCATCTTTGTGAAGAGCAAGAAAGCCATTACGCGATTATGCACGTGATGCGTGTCCAGATGGCGCTGTTAATTGTCACGCCAAAGGTGATGCAATTGGAGCTCAATTTATTACGCTTGTCAATCCGACTCCCAGCGGACGCGTTTGACAGACCTTAATCTGTCATAGTAGGCGTAATCCATCAAACTCAAACCTGTGCTCATTAGCAGTTACAACGCTTAAATAAGTGCAATCTGTTGCAGAAACTTTATGATTACTTGGCTGTGGAGCCCCTGCGTTCGACACGGAGGGTCCGGAAATAGCGTGAAGAAGCTCGAAAAGCAAGACAGAAGAATGCCAATATGCGCCCACAACCTTTGAACATGGCGTGTCCACTGCGAAGAGGGAGCGAACTCGATTGCAAGTTTATCCCGTAGAATCCCCACTAGATCTGTCATATAATTTTAAAATGTTGGCTTCGTAATAAGCGAATAAATGTCACTTCTTTATTTGCTAACGTCATTTCAGTGTCCATGCTCCCTCAGCAGTACCCACAAGACGTTTCGGGTATACCCCTTCTAGGGCTGTGTCCCCGATAGAGCCTGTATACCCGAATTTCTTTTTCCCCCTAATATCCTTAGCCTAGATCACGACAGTATCGTAGTCAAGCAAAATTGATATGTGGGGACATCTGTAAACAAACAAATCACGCCGCGTAGATATCGCAGTTAGAAGCTAGGGAGCGCTAAGTTCAATATGACGTGTTATGCCACGTGTCTCATTTTGCCTGCCCATCGTGCGGTAATGCTATCTGAGATATTCTCAGAATATCTCTTTGGAGCCTCGCCGCGCGGTCGTAGTGCTTCCAGTATCTCGAATGGTACTGGAGACGATGTATGTACTTTTAGTGCTATATTCTACTTCATTTTCACTTCGAGACAAAGTAAAAGAATTGTTCCTATATTCAGGAACATTACCGGCAAGAGCTCCACCGTTTTCTGTTGAAACGGACGGAGCAGTTGACGTGGCTACTTCCGCAGAACTGTTGTTCCCGCTTCCTGTGTTTCCTATGGTAGTCGCCGAAGTGTTATCCGCTTCTGAACTGCGACTACGAGTTGTGCTTGAGCTGCTTGAATTTCCAGCTTTAGACTGCTCTAGCTGCGAAGCTCCCCGGGCAACTTGTGTTGCCGTAAGTCAGGGAATACACTGAGTGAAAAAGCACGTTTGGAATAACCTACGCCTAAGTACTAGGAACGTACGTACGGCTTCTCAACGGACGCATTTTAAAGATAATGACAACCACCTCTCTTCAAACCCTTCCCTCCGCAAGTTGTTTACAGAAAATATCAATGTATAACAAAAAGAATGTTCATACAGTACATAGCGCATTGCAACGAGTCTTAATAAAAAGCAAGGTACAAGAGGTGGTCGGGATTAATTTTAAATCAAATAAAAGTTTGCGTTCATTCTGTTGAGACTGAGACTGAAGCAAGGTACAAACGCTGTGTTTTTTAGAACAGTTCAGTTGCTTGAGTGGTTGAGAATCGCTGAATAAGTTATTTTTATGCCTGCAGATTGCGGACGGTATTTGGGTCCAACTCTTGCGTTATGATTTGAGCTATAGTGTCTTTGGGGCGTATTTTCTAACGACTATTCTTATTTCGCATTATTTTCTCGCCCTTTTCATGTGCTTAAACGAAGCCATGCCCCGAATATCGCTGGGATTGCCCATTCAGCACGACAGACGATCAGCTATGAATAGAATAGGGGCAAATTATTCCGCACACGATAGGGCCCCCAGTCTTTGGTATGCGTTTAACaaatttagaggacgcttaagcttcgtcttttaAGAGtataacgcgatagcattcacatatctctgactgcttctcacgcttcccggcagctgcagcgtatgcaaccgtaatgtttaccgggaaacgctcgtggCCAacctatgcacgaaggcgggctttatggtcgaaacgcggcctcttgcagaAGCCGCGATGAGGCACAACGATgtgacggaggcgagcgccatctggaagtcttTCAAGGAAGCGTGCTGCGTGGACTCTGAGATATTCACGCGCCGGCATGCGCAAATGTCGAACGACGTCTCCGGTCTGTTCATTGTATAAACGCTGGAAAACTAGTTTTCTTTAGTTCTCGCGctacagaattatgttttctcgtgtattgaAGTTGCAATACGAGAGATATCATGTCTATagattgtgtgtaagtcatagtttGCAAATGTTTCACGTATttggcttgagaaattcaattagttcagtaaattccttgcgtcacatgcaCGGCCTTGGTATGTGTGGttcaaaaaaaaaactcattttaCCAATGGAGCTTCTGAGGCCCAACGTGGGCTCGTTAACGATTTAATTTTAAAACGCATCTACGTTTTGctgtacggccgtggcattttatcgccacatgcaacaggtatgtcctgatgtagacgttctccaaAGCCGTgtagtagatactatgtcagccttactgcttgcTCTAGTTCCCCCAGTGCgcctcgcacgttccaataatgtgtcgtggtaTGCGATAACGGCGGCATTTCTGCCcggccacctacgcgacttcatgtggcgtctagggtggcaagtgcttccaactcgggacaggcttgagcggtggggcgttgtcccatcttcgctgtgtcccaattgcccccttcaagaatccaataaacatgtactgctgcaatgcgtcgttgccaggatattttggagggccgtgcatactggtttTCGTgaccttggagttaaccgctttattacatctggtcgctgctcacgtggccgcttcgcgcgacatttaattgctgcgggggccttctgtctatggcgtaaccggtgcgaggcagttgccacgGGACGTTgtcaccgcgctctgtttccacttatggggaggctctactctgggctactgtcgtttctgtcggaggagttgttcttccttggagaagaggagctccttcgacagtggtcatgtcgtttcctgCGGTGGCTGATGGAAgcgtatggctgaattttcgtccagcctggttcttgtagccagaccatcagaagtattcatttaatgcacatagaatgcaggtgcccgtgatttctgtgtgtgtcctttcgtatacatgatcatttttctatatacacatctcgtgcacatcgcttcaaaattgtgtaaagtgttctatcacatcatcattgtacataaccattgtttacactgtatatattgaaaatcacTTTGTACATctggcatttagtttatgtgtaactgtgcctttccgtgggtatatgtgtttatatgttggtgcgtgaggattcggacattacttacgttgaaaaCATGCTGTGTTTTGTTTCTCACATCTTATCGtcccggtggaattgtgccgtgattatgactcagtgttcgcatcgtctcttgtcgaaataaactttttctaaacacgaaAACGTGCAGTGTATACAGTCTTACGTATATTGTATATGTGATCGTCCtagtggaattgtgccgtgattgtgactcagtatTCGTGTCGTCTCTtgttcaataatttttttcttaacacAGGTTTAGGACTGGGACGCGATAAAGATATGCGCCGTCGGTGTTtttcatttgtttgtgggctgccgttctcaaaattctgaggtaTAACTTCCTGaataatgaaagacaaggtatgagcaaatttGGTGGCATAAGAGCGGTTGGTTAATTATGCGTTGTTTGGAATTTGGTTCGAAGTTCTTTTAttgcgattatatggacactccaggtacaTTCCTGCTGTTGGCGTCACTGTGGGgttcaggggaggtattctgtaagagtccatttagtggactgtccatttcggccgttcctGATTGGTTAGGgtcgctcgtctcctcctcgctcgtacagctgcatccaatcagcagcggccgaaatggacagtccactaggtggaataataataataataataataataataatatttggggttttacgtgccaaaaccactttctgattatgaggcacgccgtagtggaggactccggaaattttgaccacctggggttctttaacgtgcacctaaatctaagcacacgggtgttctcgcatttcgcccccatcgaaatgcggccgccgtggccgggatagtccactaggtggactcttacagaatacacccccagtactagtgaaagcgtgcgagggtaagcAGGCTAACGCGGTTCAATCACGTGCGCGAGCGACGAACGCGGctcggatgcgtgccctctcctgtggcgcgctaGGCAGAGGGGCGAGGCAAggaaggaggggcgttcttctctgcTAGAATACCTCgatatcctcctcgcccgccgcttcatacagagtggagacaaccgcagcGTCTTCttcggcgttggccacgcgaatcgtggACGCCTTAggagacgcctttggcggacgccgtaggggcgCCTTGCCGGAGCTAGTGGGTCTTGAAAGCGGTCGGCGACGTGGCCAAAGCGTGCGCCCGCGCGGGCCCCATCTTCAGAGCGATGTGTGAtgcttgcagagtgcgcgtagcgcCGGTAGCTTCgtttgcgctgtgctttcgacgtttcgttcgcgttgaagcgacaggtgCACGAAAGTCgattcgctcgcagctgctgccacgattcctaactccagcgttttcacagacagttcccGCTGTGATCGAGCGAGgtgcgttcatgtttacctgtgcgcgcgtgacactgtgcttgttaatttagttaaaacatgctgacgggctagttggtttgttaTCCATTATGGAATGCGTATGCGCTACAGAACAAAGAC is a window from the Dermacentor variabilis isolate Ectoservices chromosome 3, ASM5094787v1, whole genome shotgun sequence genome containing:
- the LOC142576310 gene encoding uncharacterized protein LOC142576310 — its product is MLSWTIKSGKGALLAALFLSICGSGGSTNGSGSGNSPGSSANGTASTNISEISVEVTLGAGEIPGIGGVASIPGSGGSVPGLGSIGTGAAGSVPGSGGSVPGLGSIGTGAAGSVPGSGGSVPGLGSIGTGAAGSVPGNGGSVPGLGSIGTGAAGSVPGNGGSVPGLGSIGTGAAGSLPGNGGSATGGLQGIPSGGAGSVPGVGSIGSIPGAGTAASGMSSGTGSGNAGIVPGATQTGVGSGGLGSLAGGLTGGGALGGGPGVGITSGPGIGVGSDGSGTTDAQQVEVVVKIKDDGSNGGASG